The Bacteroides fragilis NCTC 9343 genome includes the window TCTGTTGATAACTATGTTAATAACTTTGTTGACAACTGCGTGGGGGAATTAAGTGTCTGGAAATGTTAGGCAATAAAACAGCGTTTAAGAGTCTAAATTTCTTAAACGCTGATTTCTGGGTGTTAATGGAATTTGAGATTTGCCTAAGGCACTCGTAGGTATGAATTGGATACTAATCAATGATTTTCTATTTCTTTACGTTCCACGCATTTACTTTTTTTTATCGACAATTAGGTTGTTTCCCCTTTTTTCCATGCTTTGTGCAATTTTGGTGTAAGATGTTATTTTACAGTTATTTTATTGATTTTCATGACATGATAAACACCGGCATAATCGGCGGCAAAGCCTTCGTCTGATTTACCCATATCAATAACTTCTAATTCCACATATACAGGTGTTCCATTTTTGATTCCTTTTGTTTCACCATCATACTTTTGTAGGAGTTCTCCTGTTTTATCAACAATCCAATAATCAGTGGAATCCCCTTCTGAAGTGAAAGAACGTGTTTCATGTCCGATGATCAATTTACCTTTTACGGACAAAAGTTTCTGGGTAGGAGTGTCCGGTGTCGGTATAGCTTCTTCGTCTGGTATTTCATTCGTCTTGGAATACCTCAAAACCAACTCGCCTTTTTTGAGAATCAAACTGTCCTGAGTCAATTGCTCTACTGTTAGTGTATCTGTAAAGGATATACTTTGGTGGTTGCCGATGCTTATACCGGAAAGGAGTAATAAGTTTCCTTCTTTCTTCCATTTCTCATATTTCAAAGTGGCCATATTGATGGAAGAAGCACTTCCGTTTGCTTCAAGCGTGAATCCTTGTTTTAAATTAGATATTCCGGGAACCGGTTCCACCCAAGAGCCTTCTATCGTAACATCATTACAAGCCACCAAGGTAGTTATGGCAAGGACAACGGTTAAATTTCTAAATATCTCCATTTTTGTTATTCTTTAAATTATATCCCTAATACTATATTTATATCTATACTGGGTTTCAGGTTAATATCATAAATAACTCTCAAGATTAGTTCACTATGTTACATCAGACGGCTGCTGACACGCAAAGAATGGCTCTCTGAAGGTACTTTTCTTTTTATTATTTTAAGCTGTTACACTTTTTAGCTTGGTCATGTGTCTCTATTTTTAGTATCTGTAGCATCATGATTTATGCAAAAATAAATGTTTTGTTTTGATATACAATATATTCTTTGGGATCTGTTAGTCACTTTTTTATTTCATAAGGTGAGCAACGGAGTTTGTAATGCTTTTGAATGTTGAAATGGAAAAATTGAGTATTTTCCAGCTTGTTGATAACCTTTTGAAAAGCTAGTTGATTGATATGGAGGTAAAATACTTAATTTATTGAATTGTAGTCTGTTAACCTGTTAATAACTTTGGTGTATATCTGTTAATAACTATGTTGATAACTGTGTTAAGAATCTAACTATAGGAGAGTATGTGGCAATAAAAAAGCGCCCAAGAGTGGAAGCCTCCTAAACGCTAATTTTCTTTTGGTAGCGGGACCCGGGATTGAACCGGGGACCTCATGATTATGAATCATGCGCTCTAACCAGCTGAGCTATCCCGCCATTGTTTCTCGATTGCGGGTGCAAAGATAGAGCCTTTTTTTAAATCTCCAAAACATTTTCTATCTTTTTTGTGTTTAACTTAAAAAAAAAGATCTTTGAAAGTACGATGGACAGGCTGTTCCTGACCCGGAAAGAAGAGATGTAATGAAGAAAGTGAATTAATTATGCCTTGTAATTAGAAAAAAGTATTTATCTTGGCACACACAATCAATAATGAATGAAGCTATGAAAAAAGAGAAAATACATTTGGAATACCTTCTGAATGCGACCTCTAAAAATATTCTTTGGTCAGCAATTAGCACACCTACCGGTTTGGAGGACTGGTTCGCAGACAAAGTAGTATCAGATGATAAAACGGTGACCTTTTGTTGGGGCAAAACCGAACAGCGTCAGGCCGGTATTGTTGCGATTCGGGCATATTCGTTCATTCGTTTCCACTGGCTTGATGACGAAAATGAAAGGGACTATTTTGAAATTAAGATGAGTTATAATGAATTGACGGGTGACTATGTGCTCGAAATTACTGACTTTTCTGAAGCGGATGAAGCGGATGATTTGAAGGAATTGTGGGATTCTCAGGTGAGTAAGTTACGGAGAACATGTGGTTTTTAGTTAACTTTCGACCAAAAATTTTTCGCACTCCTTTTTTTGTGCTAATTTTGTATCTTAATTGCATGAAACTATTAAGATGCTACGCATAAAAAGATTAGATATTTTTATAATAAAGAGTTTTTTATTACTCTTTGTCGGTACATTTTTCATCTGCCTCTTCATCTTCATGATGCAGTTTTTGTGGAAGTATGTAGACGAATTGGTGGGAAAAGGGTTGGAGATGAGTGTACTGGCTCAATTCTTCTTTTATTCTGCGTTGAGTCTGGTACCGATGTCACTACCCTTGGCAGTGTTGTTGGCTTCTTTGATAACGTTTGGTAATTTTGGTGAACGTTTTGAGTTGCTTGCCATGAAAGCGGCGGGGATTTCATTACTTAAAATCATGCGCCCGCTTATTGTTCTCGTCTTTGCCATTTGTTGTGTATCCTTTTATTTCCAGAACGTCATCGGTCCACAGGCGCAAGCCAAGTTGGGAACCCTGCTTATTTCGATGAAGCAGAAATCTCCTGAAGTTGATATTCCCGAAGGAGTTTTCTATGATGAAATAGATGGTTATAACCTGAAAGTACAAAGGAAAGACCGTAAAACGGGTATGCTTTATGATGTGATCATTTATGATTTCTCCAACAACTTTGATAATGCTCGCATTATAGTTGCTGATTCGGGACGTTTGGAAATGACCGCTGATAAACAGCATCTCTACTTGCATCTGTACAGCGGCGAGATGTTTGAGAATCTGAAAGCACAGAGCATGAGTTCGAAGAATGTTCCTTACCGTCGTGAGTCTTTCCGGGAAAAGCATTCGATTATTCAGTTCGACTCAGATTTTAATATGGCTGATGCCAGCATCATGAGCAATCAGTCCACTACCAAAGATATGATAAAAATACAGGCATCTATCGATTCTATGACCGTATTGGCCGATAGTATCGGAAGACAGTATTTTGTTGAAGCAAGTAAGGGACCCTATCGTACAGCAGTCGGATTGACGAAAGAAGATACCTTGAAAATGCAGGAAGCGCAGATTCGTGACTATAATGTAGATAGTCTGTTTGAGGCTGCTACGTTGATGAATAAGCAGAAGATTATAGCATCAGCTGTTGGGCGTACAGAGAATCTGTCGAGTGACTGGGGATTTAAGAGCTTTACGATGACCCAGAATGACTTCAGTATAAGGAAACATAAAATAGAATGGCACCGGAAGATCACGATTTCTCTATCCTGTCTTTTATTCTTTTTCATTGGTGCACCTTTGGGAGGGATTATTCGTAAAGGTGGATTGGGAATGCCTGTTATTGTTTCCGTACTTACCTTTATTATTTACTATATAATAGACAACACGGGTTATAAAATGGCCCGTGATGGAAAGTGGATTGTGTGGATGGGGATGTGGATGAGTTCTGCCATTCTGGCTCCGCTTGGATATTTCCTGACTTATAAATCGAATAAAGACTCCGTTGTATTGAATACGGATGTATATATCTCTTGGTTCAAAAGAGTGTTTGGGGTACGTAGTGTCCGACATCTGTCCAAGAAGGAAGTTATTATTCATGATCCGGATTATCAACGTCTTCCGTTCGATTTGAATGGCCTTTCAGAGGAGTGTAGGGCTTATATGCAAAAGAACCGATTGGCCAAGGCACCCAATTATTTTAGCCTGTGGATGTCCGGCGGGCAAGATCAGGAAATTATCGCTATAAACAGCCGTATGGAAGCATTGGTTGATGAGATGTCTAATACCCGTTCACTGATACTACTTCAGAAGTTGGAAAAATATCCGATTATCCCTGTAAATGCGCATGTGCGCCCATTCCATAATTATTGGCTTAATATGGCAATAGGAATTGTGATTCCTATTGGTCTGTTCTTTTATTTCCGGATTTGGGCTTTTCGTATACGTCTGAATAAAGACATGGAGCGGATTATCGC containing:
- a CDS encoding lipocalin-like domain-containing protein; the encoded protein is MEIFRNLTVVLAITTLVACNDVTIEGSWVEPVPGISNLKQGFTLEANGSASSINMATLKYEKWKKEGNLLLLSGISIGNHQSISFTDTLTVEQLTQDSLILKKGELVLRYSKTNEIPDEEAIPTPDTPTQKLLSVKGKLIIGHETRSFTSEGDSTDYWIVDKTGELLQKYDGETKGIKNGTPVYVELEVIDMGKSDEGFAADYAGVYHVMKINKITVK
- a CDS encoding START-like domain-containing protein; the encoded protein is MKKEKIHLEYLLNATSKNILWSAISTPTGLEDWFADKVVSDDKTVTFCWGKTEQRQAGIVAIRAYSFIRFHWLDDENERDYFEIKMSYNELTGDYVLEITDFSEADEADDLKELWDSQVSKLRRTCGF
- a CDS encoding LptF/LptG family permease: MLRIKRLDIFIIKSFLLLFVGTFFICLFIFMMQFLWKYVDELVGKGLEMSVLAQFFFYSALSLVPMSLPLAVLLASLITFGNFGERFELLAMKAAGISLLKIMRPLIVLVFAICCVSFYFQNVIGPQAQAKLGTLLISMKQKSPEVDIPEGVFYDEIDGYNLKVQRKDRKTGMLYDVIIYDFSNNFDNARIIVADSGRLEMTADKQHLYLHLYSGEMFENLKAQSMSSKNVPYRRESFREKHSIIQFDSDFNMADASIMSNQSTTKDMIKIQASIDSMTVLADSIGRQYFVEASKGPYRTAVGLTKEDTLKMQEAQIRDYNVDSLFEAATLMNKQKIIASAVGRTENLSSDWGFKSFTMTQNDFSIRKHKIEWHRKITISLSCLLFFFIGAPLGGIIRKGGLGMPVIVSVLTFIIYYIIDNTGYKMARDGKWIVWMGMWMSSAILAPLGYFLTYKSNKDSVVLNTDVYISWFKRVFGVRSVRHLSKKEVIIHDPDYQRLPFDLNGLSEECRAYMQKNRLAKAPNYFSLWMSGGQDQEIIAINSRMEALVDEMSNTRSLILLQKLEKYPIIPVNAHVRPFHNYWLNMAIGIVIPIGLFFYFRIWAFRIRLNKDMERIIALNRDVELTIKDINNENKI